Part of the Emys orbicularis isolate rEmyOrb1 chromosome 10, rEmyOrb1.hap1, whole genome shotgun sequence genome is shown below.
gtagaatgattaaggtatagctaaaaatattactatataaattaggagcaaacaggaagtaagttgggattcgaaaataaggaaaaaggaaactggaatcatgcttgctggaagttcaccccaataaacatcgaattgtttgcgtcTTTAGACTtcaggtattgttgctctctgttcatgcgagaaggaccagggaagagagagggtgaaggaataagccccctaacaaaacaaaccacagtAATGCGGTGTCCTAATACAGAAGAGCAAGTGGTTAAGCTTCTCATCTAACAGATGTTCCAGGTCCTGTAACTGGAAAAGCAAGTCAAGTTCTCATAACGATTTCATCACAGTGGAGGGTATTGGGCTCATCTCAGAGAATGCATGTAGCTAGTGTGGGAAGTTTTAGAGGAGCAACACCGTATCATCTCTACCAGTGAGACATGTGGGTACTTCCTGCGTTTCCTCCCACAGCTGTACTTAGAATGTTAAAGGGCACTCTGTAGTGCTTTCCCGACTTAGTTCAGCACAGTTGATATTGAAAGCTGAAGGTCTCAGCCTCCACCATATGCATGTAAACACCTTCATTTCAGTGGTAGCTCCAGTTCAGACAAGAGTCTTCCAAATCACCTGCATCTGGCTACTTCAGGGGTAAGATTAGAGCTCTGCAAGAAGAACCTTAACCAGAAGTCATTTGCTAACTCAGTCCCCTCTGAGGAGAGGCTGGAAGTGAGAGGGAGTTCATTTCCTGCTGCTATTCAGTACTGCTGAGGTGTAAGATTGTGGATAAAGAAGACAGCAGGCTCCACAGCTCTCACAAACAGACACAAGAGGAAGGAGCACGCAAGTCTTTCTGGTGCTGTGCCTCCCTATGTTTGGTGGGAGGGCGAAGAGTTCACTTACCCCAGCCTTGTGGCAGGTATGATGTTACTTTGCTACAGGGAGCATAAGTATTAGACAGCAGAAGAGAACTACTTACCAGTTCTATTTCAATCTAGCATCCTAATTGAGACCAGCTTTGTTATCTTAGTACCCTGAGCCAGTCAGTCCTTACAACTCTAGGCATATTACTGTTACAGAACATGCCTGCTGTTTTATATGTTCAATACCTGCTCCCATCACTTTGTGTCCTGACTTGCTAGTTATCAAGACAGTGCCTATAGTTACAAGGTAACAggatatttttttcctcagtgaTGTTTAAAGTCTTATAGATCAGGGTCACTTCTGAGCTGGGAAATAGGTTCTTCCCTGACTGAAGGTAAATGGGAGCAGTTTCAGGCCACGGATGGATTATTTTCTGCCAAAGGATCCAGCCCCTTGTCAGTCTCTAATCCAGGAGTATTTCTTTCTGACACCCAGGAGAGGAATAGACTTTCTGGCCTGCTACAGTCAGCATGCAAGTCTTGTATGAACATTATGCAAAATAACTACTGATAAAGCTGTGTTGAGTTTCAAATCAGGTGCCTGGCACCAGGCCTGTCATAGTAATAGATCAAGTGAGAgctgtgtggatcccactgtCTGATTTACTAGGAGCCCTGCATTATTCATCCATTCTTTGGGGCAATAAAACCAGAGTCTCAGGTATTAATTTGATTAACAAAGGAGGCAGCAAGTCAGATCCCACCTTTATCCTCTCCTTACATAAAAGGTGCACCTATTTAACCATGTAACTGCCATAGTGTATCGGCCCTGAgctccatctaatccagtatcctgtctgccagtGGCCAGTactaaatgcttcagaggaagaaggaCTCCACAAGGCAcctgtgggataatctgccccccaacATGTctgtgtgacactacaccccatattcttcataaaagTAGTTttaatatgaatatggcataattaagatattttatgcaagatgggtcatgtaaggtatcagtggaaaggttatgatttgctgattatccaatttgtatgcatatatcatttccGTATCTGAAgtttgttacatagtcaatattcctatcACAACagtgtgtgtacttggggaacATTCACCCAATCAGCCTGAATGGGTCATTAGGAAGAACAAGAAGACttggaagatactaatctcctGCTTTCCTGCAAAGCTTCCTGGGTTGCTGCTTTGACACTATATTCTTGAGAGCCACACTTTAGCTCATACCTTCACAGGCAGttaaacagtatttttattaccatTTAATAGTCTGATACAGGAAAAGCAGCAATAGCCAACATGCAAAGCAATTAAAGAAGTCACAGGACTCAAATGAGAGCATTTACAGATCAGCTCTAGCAAGTAACTGCTCATTCACAACAATGCCAACAGTAAAGCATATAGATGCAATTTTAGGAGCACTTCTCTAAACACTGCTGTTCTAGATCACGTCCCAGTGACCTGATGCCTTCATTGCAGGTGCCAAACCAACACAACCGTTAGGAGAGAGGTGGAGTGGTAACTGATTTTGTCTTTTGATGGGAGTCAAGTCATTTATTTGATCATAAAGCCTGCTAGAAGAGACGCACATTTTGAAGCCAGGAAGCCGGTTTGAAAGCTTGCATCTCTGCTGGAACAGTCTACGCCCTAGAGATCAGCTAGTGATGGTGGCAGTGAGTAGGAGATGAAGCTAGGAAATTTTGCTGCAGGTTATCTAGGCTGCCTATTTCAAAGAAGTCACTCTCCTCAGTTGGGATAGGTATTCAATGCAAGTGGCTGATGCTTGTAGCTTAAAAGATTTCAAGAGGGTAGAAGTCTTTGCAAACTTGATTAGAAGTTGGTGTCCCCACAAACAGGTGTCTGGCCTGGATCACCCTCAGAAATAATGAAGGAAACCACCCCCCAAGGCAGTTTGTTTGAAAATAACTTATGTCCTCCTGCATCTCTTCCTTTGGCATGCCTCTGCATCCGACCCACAGGAGCTATCTGAGTCACTTCCCgacaaggaggaagaagaggtggaaggCTTCAGTGTGCTACAGTTCATACTCAGCACCCAGCCTAGTTTGTTGTGTAGAACTTGCTTAAGTCCTGGAGGCAATGGCAGCACTTCCAGCGTATCCACATAGTTGGGCAACAGCTGGCGGAGGCGATAACAGCAGAGGTACTGGAGGGACGTGTAGCTGGTGCATGAGCGGATCACCTTCATGCTGCTTTTGGCTGCAGTGGAGCACACCATGGGGTAGAATTTCTTGTTCTGCAGTTTGGTAGCTGCAACTCCTGGGAGGAAATACAATCAAGGAGGCTGGTGTTAGTCATAGGCAAGGGCACAATTAGGTAATTGCCTATAATGCAGGGATACAGTTCCTAGGATGCTCTGTGATCTGAACTGTCACCCCTTCTCCCACCTAAATGTGGGGTCTACAAACTTATGGATAGAGATCTGGAAAGCAGGAGATTTTTGAAGTCAGGCCTGTTGAAGGAGTGAATAGGTGTTTTAGAGACACTCTGCTTTATGCACTTAATCTTCCTATAGTTTGCTATTTAAGGAAGCCTGCTAACTATCCTCATCTCCAAACAGTCAGATGGCACTGAGACTTCCAAGAGGCAGCAACAATCTGAAGACCCACCCAAAGGGTCAATGTTCCATAATTcatacacccctccctccctgcatgttTTGTCCCATCACTTTGTTGTGCttaagcaggggttctcaaactaggggtcaggacccctcagggggttgcaaggttattacatggggggtcgcaagctgtgagcctccaccccaaaccccgctttgcctccagcatttataatggtgttaaatatattttaaaagtgcttatagtttataagggggggtctcactcagaggcttgctatgtgaaaggggtcaccagtacaaaagtttgagaaccactgtgcttaAGGGTGGGTTTGGCTGGATGAAGGCCACCTTGTCCCAACTCTTACCTATGCATTTCCTGTTTTTGAAGAAAGTGAGAGTTCCATGCCACATGTCCAAATGAACCCCAATGATGGAGCCTTGGCCAAACCTTGAGGAGAAGTTCATTTTATCTCCCCTGTGGTGGAGTAATccttagacagacagacagcagatTAAGAAGCAATCCTATACTCTTTAGATCGATCCCATCTTCCATAATCTCTTTCTAATTTGTATAAACTGAAGGAGTCagccatttaattaaaaaaacctggaTTTCCCTGTGACCACCATTTGCTGCCCTCAATCCCAGAGCATGTGAAGGGTCTTTGGCAGCTCAGGAGACAGCCAATGGTGGAATGTACTCTTGCCTCTAGATCCATGGTCAAGTATAGGCCAAACGTGTTAAAGTCTGAAAGTTATTGCCCCTCTGTGGTGCGACAGCCTAAGTGAAATGAGCTAGGTGTTCTCACCAAGGCAGTGGGGAGGGAGCCTCATTGGCAGCCTCAGCCGTGGAGCAAATACAGAACAGATTGGACTTCCTTCACTCCTTTTTTAGGTTGAGGCACGGTGGCGGCGAGGGGGAGTTTATGCTGTTATCTACAGGGGAGGTGGGGCATGGACAGAGTTCAGCCTCTAGGTCAGTCTATGTATCCAGTTAAGGGAGTTACTTCACTGTATACAAAAAAGAGACTTTAAATGACAGAGGCAATCCTGATGGGAAAACAGCAACACTGGCAATATGCATGGATTCTCTCCGCTGCCCAaatgaaaggctggctgtgggcagcagTTTCAGTCCAAGTCCATTAGGGATATCAGAGCAGATTCACAGTCCAGGTGACCATTTCAGTCTTATTCCCAACCCTCAGAGCACTTCCACAATTGCTAGGATTAGGTTTCTTCATATCCATGAGCCTTCCCCATGAACTCTAAAGGCAGCAGTCCCCCTCCATATCCTGCATTACCTGTGTATGAGAGTCCCCAGCTGTCTTCATCCTTGCCCAGCAGACTACAGAATGTGTGGCGGTACTTGTCAAGATTCACATCTGAAGTCCCAATTCCCACCATCTGGATGGAAGTAGCCCATGCCAAAGAAGAAAACAAGTTCTTTGTTTCTGCCATGGAACCACTCAGGGCATTAAGCACAACATAGCAGTGAGACAATACAGGAGTGTGATGCTCTGTATCTCGGGGAAACatcctacacccccatgttcatctttataaaatgattgtgtggtatccaatgcaaagtttgtcatgttgggtgtcttcggcaggctcatgatgcactgagcattgctgttatagtaatgttataggttataatttcatgtatggaGGCacgaggctgaaaatgtatcctcatggcttaaaataagcccaggtaAAAACTAttcaagagcagagaggcagttcacaccccctcaggacaaacccagcccagcctcacaggaacaaaggacgctggcctaggcagcaacaaaagaatctgttagtctcttgagtgagtcaccaaccttcctttggtcagtctgggactgcgatgaggtaatgctcacctgactctgaagggggaaaagctgagagggaagaaaggacatgataaaagggagagacatttgccatgctcttcctctctttcttccaactacatctacagacaccacactaAGCAACTGAAGCgatgatcaaaggggagagcctcaCATCAAAAGCCAGCATTACAACTCCAAAGGGGGAGTGGAAAATGGTGATTGTTagctaaatacagtaactcctcacttaacgtcctcccgcttaatGGTGCTTCAAAGTTACATCGCTGCTCAATTAGCTAACATGCtcttttaaagttgtgcaatgctcccttataacgtcgtttggctgcctgctctgtccactgcttgtaagattctgcacaagagcagcgactttacaagggagcattgtccaagttcctcttctccgcctcctccccctccctcccagcgcttccccccacTTAGGActtgctgggagggaaggggagaagcagggaagcgccacgtctccactcctccccttccctcccagaaagtcctaagcaccgccaaacagccgtttggtggcgcttaggtctttcggggggggggggggaggggaggagcagggatacGGTGTGCTCCAGAAAGGAGgtggagtgggaagaggtgggcctggagtggagacgggaagaggcgggcctgcagcatcccccggcaaagttggcgcctgttcttctccggaaaagctgctgctgctgtgaaggtgcttcctagcgtccttgcctgcagcgggctgtgtcTGTGTGAGGTAAGCCaagggcacttcccaaccacagtacagtacatcactgtacagtatataatgccttttgtctgccccaaaaaaatttccttggaacctaaccccccgcatttacattaaatcttatgggaaaattagattcatttaacatcgtttcacttaaagttgcatttttcaagaacataactacaacgttaaatgaggagttactgtagtaacTTCCTTTATCTACATGCTCCAGTGCTGTTCCAGCGTTCACCACACATTAGGAACTAGTCAGAAAAAGGTGCATCTCTGACTGGACAGGAATCTGGCATTTCTCTGCATTCTGTCACTTCAAGCACTGTGTGGCAGGGCCCATCTCTCTATTTTGTCATGTTGAGACAAACACTGGTGACCTACAAATAATAATGTAACAAAAGGCATGAAAGAGAGCCAGATGTGGGTCCTATACATGACCTCCACTGACTCTGTGAGATCTCAagtaagtcacttaacttctctgcttCAGTCTAATTGAAGCTCttgggctcaatataggggtattgtggtgaaatttaatggcctgtgccACACAGGTCAGagcagatgatctaatggtcccttcaggcatTAAACGGTTAGTTTCCCTGTCTGGTAGCTGAACAAGATTCCAATTTTCGTGAAGTACTTTGAGAGCTATTGATGAGGCATGCTGTCAAGTACTGTTCTGTTAAAAGCTTGTCTATTTCTGTGCACCTACTTGTTCCTAAACAGCTTGTCTCAACATACCATGTCAGTGCCATAGACTGGCGAGGTCATCTTGATCTCCCAGAAGTGCTGCCCCTCTACCAGCTCCTTGTTTCCACGGATAGCAGCAGTGCCACAGCTGTACTCCATGTGGAAGTTCACCTTGCGGTTGTCACAGGTCAGGAGGGTTGCAGTCGATTTGTTCATGTCATCCCACACCCACTCAAAGTCTGTTCAGAAGAAGACAACATATTTAGGAGGTGGGGCTATACGAGATCGCACCAACCCAGAAACAGAACAGTTTAACAGCctttaagattttttaaataccAAACTGAGTTAGTTGAACAGTCAGCTTGTTAAAGCCCAAGACCTTCT
Proteins encoded:
- the SPSB3 gene encoding SPRY domain-containing SOCS box protein 3 isoform X1, which produces MSDEERSRLPEKPRPMGAEGAVRSVDCLYLGRGKVGQKESEGGLRRVVVAAAAQHSDSDSEPEFPSLSPSIPSAIPVTGESYCNCENQNETPYCSSLHTVHRVKDCQCGEEDEYFEWVWDDMNKSTATLLTCDNRKVNFHMEYSCGTAAIRGNKELVEGQHFWEIKMTSPVYGTDMMVGIGTSDVNLDKYRHTFCSLLGKDEDSWGLSYTGLLHHRGDKMNFSSRFGQGSIIGVHLDMWHGTLTFFKNRKCIGVAATKLQNKKFYPMVCSTAAKSSMKVIRSCTSYTSLQYLCCYRLRQLLPNYVDTLEVLPLPPGLKQVLHNKLGWVLSMNCSTLKPSTSSSSLSGSDSDSSCGSDAEACQRKRCRRT
- the SPSB3 gene encoding SPRY domain-containing SOCS box protein 3 isoform X2, encoding MARRTRNSRAWHFVLSGVRRDADARVVALASGAHGWGYDSDGQHSDSDSEPEFPSLSPSIPSAIPVTGESYCNCENQNETPYCSSLHTVHRVKDCQCGEEDEYFEWVWDDMNKSTATLLTCDNRKVNFHMEYSCGTAAIRGNKELVEGQHFWEIKMTSPVYGTDMMVGIGTSDVNLDKYRHTFCSLLGKDEDSWGLSYTGLLHHRGDKMNFSSRFGQGSIIGVHLDMWHGTLTFFKNRKCIGVAATKLQNKKFYPMVCSTAAKSSMKVIRSCTSYTSLQYLCCYRLRQLLPNYVDTLEVLPLPPGLKQVLHNKLGWVLSMNCSTLKPSTSSSSLSGSDSDSSCGSDAEACQRKRCRRT